In the genome of Lysobacter sp. BMK333-48F3, the window CAGATTCAGGGCACGCATGGCAAAGCTCCACGACGCGCGCGTCGGCGCGCGTCAAAACGGCGAAGGAGGCGGCGGGGGAGGAGGCGGGCGACGACGGGCGCGCGAGAACGGCGGCCGTGCCGCGACGCCCTCCGCATCGCAACCGATGGCGCCTCAAGGCCGGTCTCCGGACTCGCGGGCGAAGCCGGCCGTGCCGGCTTCCGGTCGCGGCGCCTTCCCGTGCATCGCACAGTGGCGCAGGCCGCGACCTGGCTCGCTTACCGTTGCGGGGGCAGTGCCGGACTGGGCGCGGCGCCAGCGGAAGATCCGTCGGCCCGGGCGCGTCACCGGCTTCCCGTTTCAACCCCGCGGCGGTCGGCCGTGGGGTCACCTCGAAGCGGGGCGGATTCTACGCGATGGCGGGCGGGCTGTCCGAATGGGCTGTCCGAGGGGAGCCGCCCGGCCCATTGCCCGCGCGGCGGCATCGCCCCGGATCGGCGGCGGCAGGGCTGGGACGGTCGTTCGAATGGAGGCGGCCGCGGCCGCCCCGACTCAGTCGCGCTCGCCGTCTTCGGCGCGCTCGTCGTGCTCTTCGACGCCGCCGTCGCGGTCGAAACCGTCGCCGTGGTCGTCGTCGCGCTCGCCGGCCGCGGCGAAGCCGGCGCCGGCCTCGTAGCCGCCCTCGTCGGCGTGCACGGTGGTGCGCACCGGCGCGGCGGCCGGCTTGTTGCGCGGCGCCGGCAGCAGCGCGGTGGCGGCGTCGGCGGCCAGGATCAGTTCCTGCCGGCGCTCCTCGCTGATCTCCTGCCAGTGGCAGTCGAGCAGGGCGCCCTCGATCGCGTACAGCAGGTTGAGGGTCGGTTTGAAGCCGGCGCGCTTGACCCGCATGAAGGCCTCGACCGTGCCGACCGCGGCCAGGTCCTCGTGGGTGCGCAGGCCGACCTGGCGCAGCCAGGCGGCGCTCTTGGGACCGATGTTGCGCATCTTCGCCGCGCTCATGCCAGCGACTCCAGGTAGATCCGGGCCATCGCTTCCAGGCCGGCTTGATCGTCGGCGTCGAAGCGTTCCGGCAACGGACTGTCGAGATCGAACACGCCGATCAGCTCCTCGCCGCGCAGCAGCGGCACCACCAGTTCCGAACGCGAAGCCGCATCGCAGGCGATGTGGCCGGGGAAGTCGTGCACGTCGGCGACCCGCTGGGTCTGCCGGGTCGACGCCGCCGCGCCGCATACGCCCTTGTCGAGCGGAATGCGCACGCAGGCCGGCAGGCCCTGGAACGGACCGACCACCAGTTCGCGGCCGTCGTAGAAATAGAAACCGAC includes:
- a CDS encoding TfoX/Sxy family protein — encoded protein: MSAAKMRNIGPKSAAWLRQVGLRTHEDLAAVGTVEAFMRVKRAGFKPTLNLLYAIEGALLDCHWQEISEERRQELILAADAATALLPAPRNKPAAAPVRTTVHADEGGYEAGAGFAAAGERDDDHGDGFDRDGGVEEHDERAEDGERD
- a CDS encoding GAF domain-containing protein; translated protein: MFTASSLTGSKAEQYQQLAAQARGLLDGERDRVANAANLSALIAHALPDLNWVGFYFYDGRELVVGPFQGLPACVRIPLDKGVCGAAASTRQTQRVADVHDFPGHIACDAASRSELVVPLLRGEELIGVFDLDSPLPERFDADDQAGLEAMARIYLESLA